Proteins encoded within one genomic window of Streptomyces rubradiris:
- a CDS encoding alkaline phosphatase D family protein, with protein sequence MSHRPLPGRRSVLRGSLAASAALTLPVGLGAAPAFARSGRPEAGWGVQTGDVTADSGLVWVRADRPARMIVETSATESFRNPRRWRGPLLGAGTDFTGTTRLHGLPSGEQIHYRVLLADPDDSRRTGEPVTGTFRTVSRRRRDGVRFLWSGDLAGQGWGINPDLGGYRIYDAMARLDPDFFLCSGDNIYADGPIPETQALPGGGTWRNITTEEKAKVAETLAEYRGNFRYNLLDANLRAFNARVPSVIQWDDHEVRNNWYPGEVIATTDTRYTEKSVDVLAARAQRAFGEYFPLPTLRPGAREGRVYRVLRQGPLLDLFVLDMRTYRNANSPDDQTTDPQGILGREQLEWLKRELARSRAVWKVIAADMPIGLVVPDATEGRPNFEAVAQGDPGAPLGRELQIAELLWFVKHRRITGTLWLTADVHHTSAQHYQPSRAAFTDFEPFWEFVSGPLNAGAFPASPLDGTFGPERVFVKAPAASNVSPAGGYQFFGEVDIDGDSGELTVRLREQDGGVLFSRTLQPGRVGQ encoded by the coding sequence ATGTCCCATCGTCCACTCCCGGGCCGCCGCAGCGTACTGCGCGGCTCGCTCGCCGCGTCGGCGGCCCTGACCCTGCCCGTCGGCCTCGGCGCGGCCCCGGCGTTCGCCCGTTCCGGCCGCCCCGAGGCGGGCTGGGGGGTGCAGACCGGGGACGTGACCGCGGACTCGGGCCTGGTGTGGGTGCGTGCGGACCGGCCCGCCCGGATGATCGTGGAGACCTCGGCCACCGAGTCGTTCCGCAACCCGCGCCGCTGGCGCGGCCCGCTGCTGGGCGCAGGCACGGACTTCACCGGCACCACCCGGCTGCACGGCCTGCCGTCCGGCGAGCAGATCCACTACCGCGTGCTGCTCGCCGACCCCGACGACTCGCGCCGCACCGGCGAGCCCGTCACCGGCACCTTCCGCACGGTCTCCCGGCGCCGCCGGGACGGCGTGCGCTTCCTGTGGTCGGGCGACCTGGCCGGCCAGGGCTGGGGCATCAACCCCGACCTCGGCGGCTACCGCATCTACGACGCCATGGCCCGGCTGGACCCCGACTTCTTCCTGTGCAGCGGCGACAACATATACGCCGACGGCCCGATCCCCGAGACCCAGGCACTGCCCGGCGGCGGCACCTGGCGCAACATCACCACCGAGGAGAAGGCCAAGGTCGCCGAGACCCTGGCCGAGTACCGGGGCAACTTCCGCTACAACCTGCTGGACGCCAACCTGCGCGCGTTCAACGCCCGGGTGCCCTCGGTCATCCAGTGGGACGACCACGAGGTGCGCAACAACTGGTACCCGGGCGAGGTGATCGCCACGACCGACACCCGGTACACCGAGAAGAGCGTCGACGTCCTCGCCGCGCGCGCCCAGCGGGCGTTCGGCGAGTACTTCCCCCTCCCCACGCTGCGGCCGGGCGCCAGGGAGGGCCGCGTCTACCGGGTGCTGCGCCAGGGCCCGCTGCTGGACCTGTTCGTGCTGGACATGCGCACCTACCGCAACGCCAACTCGCCGGACGACCAGACGACCGACCCGCAGGGCATCCTCGGCCGGGAGCAGCTGGAGTGGCTCAAGCGGGAGCTGGCCCGCTCCCGGGCGGTGTGGAAGGTGATCGCCGCCGACATGCCGATCGGTCTCGTCGTACCGGACGCGACGGAGGGCCGGCCGAACTTCGAGGCGGTGGCCCAGGGCGACCCCGGCGCGCCGCTCGGGCGCGAGCTGCAGATCGCCGAGCTGCTGTGGTTCGTCAAGCACCGGCGGATCACCGGCACGCTGTGGCTGACGGCGGACGTGCACCACACCTCGGCCCAGCACTACCAGCCGTCCCGGGCCGCGTTCACCGACTTCGAGCCGTTCTGGGAGTTCGTCTCCGGGCCGCTGAACGCCGGCGCGTTCCCGGCCAGCCCGCTGGACGGCACGTTCGGCCCGGAGCGGGTGTTCGTGAAGGCGCCGGCCGCGTCCAACGTCTCCCCGGCCGGCGGCTACCAGTTCTTCGGCGAGGTGGACATCGACGGGGACAGCGGCGAGCTGACGGTACGGCTGCGGGAGCAGGACGGCGGCGTGCTGTTCAGCCGGACGCTCCAGCCGGGCCGGGTCGGCCAGTAG
- a CDS encoding response regulator transcription factor, with protein MPVTVLLVDDEPLVRTGLRAVLEAQPDIEVVGEAADGAAVIPLVRQVRPDVVAMDVRMPLMDGIEATRAVLRTVPDPPKILVVTTFEDDEFVYEALRAGADGFLLKRARPAEIVHAVRLVAAGDSLLFPASVRRLAARYGDGGRPARAALERARLTEREAEVLRQMARGLSNAEIAARLVVSAETVKSHVSAVLAKLGARDRTQAVIAAYESGFVEPG; from the coding sequence ATGCCGGTCACCGTCCTGCTCGTCGACGACGAACCCCTGGTCCGCACGGGTCTGCGGGCCGTGCTGGAGGCGCAGCCCGACATCGAGGTGGTGGGCGAAGCGGCCGACGGCGCGGCCGTCATCCCGCTGGTGCGCCAAGTGCGGCCCGACGTGGTCGCGATGGACGTCCGGATGCCGCTGATGGACGGCATCGAGGCGACGCGCGCGGTGCTGCGCACGGTGCCCGATCCGCCGAAGATCCTGGTCGTGACCACCTTCGAGGACGACGAGTTCGTGTACGAGGCGCTGCGCGCGGGTGCCGACGGGTTCCTGCTGAAGCGGGCCCGGCCGGCCGAGATCGTGCACGCGGTGCGGCTGGTCGCGGCGGGCGACTCCCTGCTGTTCCCGGCCTCCGTACGGCGGCTCGCCGCCCGGTACGGCGACGGCGGACGGCCAGCGCGGGCCGCGCTGGAGCGGGCCCGGCTGACCGAGCGGGAGGCGGAGGTGCTGCGGCAGATGGCACGCGGGCTGTCGAACGCGGAGATCGCCGCCCGGCTGGTGGTGAGCGCGGAGACGGTGAAGTCGCATGTGAGCGCCGTCCTGGCCAAGCTCGGCGCGCGCGACCGCACGCAGGCGGTGATCGCGGCCTACGAGTCGGGGTTCGTGGAGCCGGGCTGA
- a CDS encoding ATP-binding cassette domain-containing protein, translating into MTSIDVRDLTKEYGGRRAVDGLTFSVRPGRVTGFLGPNGAGKSTTFRLLLGLDRPTAGTATIGGDTYARLREPLRRVGALLDARAAHGSRTARGHLLALAASNRIPARRVDTVLEETGLAAVARRRVRTYSLGMRQRLGIAAALLGEPEVVLLDEPANGLDPEGIVWIRTLLRRLADEGRTVLVSSHLMGETAAFADHLLILGRGRLLADTPVRDFIHARVRPHVRIRTTDPAALADLLARHGHDASREEDGAWAVRHASVDDLGRLMSEAGVPVLELAAQEATLEEAYLDLTASETEFSAPRQEA; encoded by the coding sequence ATGACCAGCATCGACGTTCGCGACCTCACCAAGGAGTACGGCGGCCGACGGGCCGTGGACGGCCTCACCTTCAGCGTCCGCCCCGGCCGGGTCACCGGCTTCCTCGGCCCCAACGGCGCCGGGAAGTCCACGACCTTCCGTCTCCTTCTCGGCCTCGACCGGCCCACCGCCGGCACCGCCACCATCGGCGGCGACACCTACGCCCGGCTCCGTGAGCCGCTGCGCCGGGTGGGCGCCCTCCTCGACGCCCGGGCCGCGCACGGCTCGCGCACCGCCCGCGGCCATCTGCTGGCCCTCGCCGCGAGCAACCGGATACCCGCCCGCCGGGTCGACACCGTGCTGGAGGAGACCGGCCTCGCCGCCGTGGCCCGGCGGCGGGTGCGGACGTACTCGCTCGGCATGCGCCAGCGGCTCGGCATCGCCGCCGCCCTGCTCGGAGAGCCCGAGGTCGTCCTGCTCGACGAACCCGCCAACGGCCTCGATCCCGAGGGCATCGTGTGGATCCGCACCCTGTTGCGCCGGCTCGCGGACGAGGGCCGCACGGTCCTGGTCTCCAGTCATCTCATGGGCGAGACCGCCGCGTTCGCCGACCACCTGCTGATCCTGGGCCGGGGCCGGCTCCTCGCCGACACACCGGTGAGGGACTTCATCCACGCGCGCGTGCGGCCCCACGTCCGCATCCGCACCACCGATCCCGCCGCCCTGGCCGATCTCCTCGCCCGGCACGGTCACGACGCCTCCCGCGAGGAGGACGGGGCCTGGGCCGTGCGGCACGCGAGCGTGGACGACCTCGGCCGGCTGATGTCCGAGGCGGGCGTCCCCGTGCTGGAACTCGCCGCCCAGGAGGCCACCCTGGAGGAGGCCTACCTCGATCTGACCGCGTCCGAGACCGAGTTCAGCGCACCGCGCCAGGAGGCCTGA
- a CDS encoding alpha/beta fold hydrolase — MSATVSFQVPAPHGPGEVTMSYARVGRGEPLVLLHGIGHHRQAWDPVVDILATEREVIAVDLPGFGASPALPQGLAYDLPTTGAVLGALFEALDLDRPHVAGNSLGGLLALELGREKLVRSVTALSPAGFWSQAERRYAFTVLLGMRGIARRLPPPVVAGLSRTAAGRTALTSTIYARPARRSPEAVVAETRALATATGFTATLRAGATVRFTDAVPGLPVTVAWGARDRLLVPRQGVRAKRIVPHARLVRLPGCGHVPMNDDPALVARVILDGSR, encoded by the coding sequence ATGTCCGCCACCGTCTCCTTCCAGGTCCCCGCCCCCCACGGCCCGGGCGAGGTGACCATGTCCTACGCGCGCGTGGGCCGCGGGGAACCGCTGGTCCTGCTGCACGGCATCGGCCACCACCGGCAGGCCTGGGACCCGGTCGTGGACATCCTGGCCACCGAGCGCGAGGTGATCGCCGTGGACCTGCCGGGCTTCGGCGCGTCCCCGGCCCTGCCGCAGGGGCTGGCCTACGACCTGCCCACCACCGGCGCCGTGCTCGGCGCCCTGTTCGAGGCGCTGGACCTGGACCGCCCGCACGTCGCCGGCAACTCGCTGGGCGGCCTGCTCGCCCTCGAACTGGGCCGGGAGAAGCTCGTACGGTCCGTCACGGCCCTGTCCCCCGCCGGCTTCTGGTCACAGGCCGAGCGGCGGTACGCCTTCACGGTGCTGCTCGGCATGCGCGGCATCGCCCGCCGGCTACCGCCGCCGGTGGTGGCGGGGCTGTCCCGCACGGCGGCCGGCCGCACCGCGCTGACCAGCACCATCTACGCCCGCCCGGCACGCCGTTCGCCGGAGGCGGTGGTCGCCGAGACGCGCGCGCTCGCGACGGCCACCGGTTTCACGGCGACCCTGCGGGCGGGCGCCACGGTCCGGTTCACCGACGCCGTGCCGGGCCTGCCGGTCACGGTGGCCTGGGGGGCCCGGGACCGGCTCCTGGTGCCCCGCCAGGGCGTCCGCGCCAAGCGGATCGTCCCGCACGCCCGGCTGGTCCGGCTGCCCGGCTGCGGTCACGTCCCGATGAACGACGACCCGGCGCTGGTGGCGCGGGTGATCCTGGACGGCAGCCGCTGA
- a CDS encoding ABC transporter permease subunit — MPFVPVLHAEWIKIRTLRSHLGALAAMLVATAAFSALAAADADDSDPLFSVFFGVSFGQIAAIGFGTTAVSSEFRGGALRLTLAAVPDRGRWFAAKVTAIALPTLAVGLLTGLVTLLVGRAVLGASAPGWAEGVRGAVGCGVHLTLMALFAAGLAAVLRSGVATLSVLIPFLLIVSFVIGDLSGSIADFLPDRAGQVALHSSWDGALGPWSGIGVTALWTAAALAAGAWRVRRRDA, encoded by the coding sequence ATGCCGTTCGTCCCCGTCCTCCACGCCGAGTGGATCAAGATCCGTACCCTGCGCTCCCACCTGGGCGCCCTCGCCGCGATGCTCGTCGCCACCGCCGCGTTCTCGGCGCTCGCCGCGGCCGACGCCGACGACTCCGACCCGCTGTTCTCGGTGTTCTTCGGCGTCAGCTTCGGGCAGATCGCCGCGATCGGCTTCGGTACGACGGCCGTCTCCTCGGAGTTCCGGGGCGGCGCGCTGCGGCTGACGCTGGCGGCGGTGCCCGACCGGGGGCGCTGGTTCGCGGCGAAGGTGACGGCGATCGCCCTGCCGACGCTGGCCGTCGGGCTGCTCACCGGGCTCGTCACGCTCCTGGTGGGCCGGGCGGTCCTCGGCGCGTCCGCGCCCGGCTGGGCCGAGGGTGTGCGCGGCGCGGTCGGCTGTGGTGTGCACCTGACGCTGATGGCCCTGTTCGCCGCCGGGCTGGCGGCCGTGCTGCGCAGCGGAGTCGCCACCCTCTCCGTGCTGATCCCGTTCCTGCTGATCGTGTCCTTCGTCATCGGCGACCTGTCCGGCTCGATCGCCGACTTCCTCCCCGACCGGGCCGGTCAGGTGGCCCTGCACAGCAGCTGGGACGGTGCCCTCGGGCCGTGGAGCGGGATCGGGGTGACCGCGCTGTGGACGGCGGCGGCCCTCGCGGCGGGCGCCTGGCGGGTGCGGCGCAGGGACGCCTGA
- a CDS encoding ROK family transcriptional regulator: MGQLTGGDPSLLRRINSAVVLHALRTTDCATLTEITRVTGLSRPTVEGVVEGLIEAGLVVETAADEGGTRRQGRPARRFRFRAEAGHLLGLEIGPHRVAALLSDLDGRVLGAQAKEVGAGAPADERLDRLRGAVAELLRRAGVARGSLRAVGVGTPGIVEADGTVRLGTALPGWTGLRLGERLGRSFRCPVLVENDANAAVLAEHWKGAAIETDDVVFVLAGLSPGAGSLIGGRLHRGYGGAAGEIGALHLLGREATPEALLSTTDEPLHPLDEQAVAEVFALARGGDLRARAAVERFIQRLVHDVAALVLALDPELVVIGGWAAGLDGVLEPLRRELARYCLRPPRVALSVLGEAAVATGALRLAMDHVEEKLFTVDGTVTRR; encoded by the coding sequence GTGGGGCAGCTGACCGGCGGCGATCCCTCGCTGCTGCGAAGGATCAATTCCGCGGTGGTGCTGCACGCGCTGCGCACCACGGACTGCGCGACGCTCACCGAGATCACCCGGGTCACCGGACTGTCCCGGCCGACCGTCGAGGGCGTCGTGGAGGGGCTCATCGAGGCCGGTCTCGTGGTGGAGACGGCGGCCGACGAGGGGGGCACGCGCCGGCAGGGGCGGCCCGCGCGGCGGTTCCGGTTCCGGGCCGAGGCGGGGCATCTGCTGGGCCTGGAGATCGGGCCGCACCGGGTCGCCGCGCTGCTGTCCGACCTGGACGGCCGGGTGCTGGGCGCGCAGGCCAAGGAGGTCGGCGCGGGCGCCCCGGCGGACGAGCGGCTCGACCGGCTGCGCGGCGCGGTCGCCGAGCTGCTGCGCCGGGCCGGGGTCGCGCGCGGTTCGCTGCGCGCGGTGGGCGTGGGCACGCCGGGCATCGTGGAGGCGGACGGCACGGTACGGCTGGGCACGGCGCTGCCCGGGTGGACGGGGCTGCGGCTCGGGGAGCGGCTCGGCCGGTCCTTCCGCTGCCCGGTGCTGGTGGAGAACGACGCCAACGCGGCGGTGCTCGCGGAGCACTGGAAGGGCGCGGCGATCGAAACGGACGACGTGGTGTTCGTGCTGGCCGGGCTGAGCCCCGGGGCCGGTTCGCTGATCGGCGGGCGGCTGCACCGGGGCTACGGCGGGGCGGCCGGGGAGATCGGCGCGCTGCATCTGCTGGGCCGGGAGGCGACGCCGGAGGCGCTGCTGTCCACCACCGACGAGCCGCTGCACCCGCTGGACGAGCAGGCGGTCGCCGAGGTGTTCGCGCTGGCGCGCGGCGGTGATCTGCGGGCGCGGGCGGCCGTGGAGCGGTTCATCCAGCGGCTGGTGCACGACGTGGCCGCGCTGGTGCTGGCGCTGGATCCGGAGCTGGTCGTGATCGGCGGCTGGGCGGCCGGCCTGGACGGCGTCCTGGAGCCGCTGCGCCGCGAACTGGCCCGCTACTGCCTGCGTCCGCCCCGGGTGGCCCTGTCGGTCCTGGGCGAGGCGGCGGTGGCCACGGGGGCGCTGCGGCTCGCGATGGACCACGTGGAGGAGAAGCTGTTCACCGTGGACGGCACGGTGACGCGACGCTGA
- a CDS encoding sensor histidine kinase, with the protein MPRLLRPLLRATTYTRLLHLWVPMLVVSVWLFIDPSAPWMPALFLVPLGLVPAVRRGEGVQARLMLTPGEPDPGISEAPAATWRDRLRTVLWLELRMGLGAVAMFASVWLPVIAYELARCAWGAPTTGMPLLERLPSHRAWALLTPLPLLVFYGAVVGLGELITAAARRLLGPSAAERLAALEQRTEQLLERTRIARELHDSIGHALTLAVVQAGAARAAGDPEFTDRALTAIEDTGRAALEDLERVLGVLREAERPLSARPTLADAGRLLESARASGAKVDAEVTGPVEAVPGPVSREGYRILQEALTNALRHAGPVPVRVRVAVTGGTLALEVRNPLPGAIPGPGRGSGLRGIRERAALLGGSAVTGPQEGDWRVRAELPLG; encoded by the coding sequence ATGCCCCGCCTTCTCCGCCCGTTGCTGCGCGCGACGACGTACACGCGCCTGCTGCACCTGTGGGTGCCGATGCTGGTGGTCAGCGTCTGGCTCTTCATCGACCCGTCGGCCCCGTGGATGCCCGCCCTGTTCCTCGTGCCGCTCGGTCTGGTGCCCGCCGTGCGGCGGGGGGAGGGGGTGCAGGCGCGGCTGATGCTCACGCCCGGCGAGCCGGACCCCGGCATCTCCGAGGCGCCGGCGGCGACCTGGCGGGACCGGTTGCGTACGGTGCTGTGGCTGGAGCTGCGGATGGGGCTCGGCGCCGTGGCCATGTTCGCGTCCGTGTGGCTGCCCGTCATCGCGTACGAACTGGCGCGGTGCGCGTGGGGCGCGCCGACGACCGGGATGCCGCTGCTGGAACGGCTGCCCTCGCACCGCGCGTGGGCCCTGCTGACGCCGCTGCCGCTGCTCGTCTTCTACGGTGCGGTCGTCGGACTCGGCGAGCTGATCACGGCCGCCGCGCGCCGGCTGCTCGGGCCGTCGGCGGCCGAGCGGCTGGCCGCGCTGGAGCAGCGCACCGAGCAGCTGCTGGAACGCACCCGGATCGCGCGGGAGTTGCACGACTCGATCGGGCACGCCCTGACGCTGGCGGTGGTGCAGGCGGGTGCCGCGCGCGCGGCCGGTGATCCGGAGTTCACCGACCGGGCGCTGACCGCCATCGAGGACACCGGCCGGGCCGCGCTGGAGGACCTGGAGCGGGTCCTGGGCGTGCTGCGGGAGGCCGAACGGCCGCTGAGCGCACGGCCCACGCTGGCGGACGCCGGCCGGCTGCTGGAGTCGGCGCGGGCCTCGGGCGCGAAGGTCGACGCCGAGGTGACGGGTCCGGTGGAGGCCGTGCCGGGACCGGTGTCCCGGGAGGGGTACCGCATCCTCCAGGAGGCCCTCACCAACGCGCTGCGGCACGCGGGTCCGGTGCCGGTGCGGGTCCGGGTCGCGGTCACCGGCGGCACGCTCGCCCTGGAGGTGCGCAATCCGCTGCCGGGCGCGATACCCGGCCCCGGGCGGGGCAGCGGTCTGCGCGGCATACGGGAGCGGGCCGCGCTGCTCGGCGGCTCCGCCGTCACCGGCCCCCAGGAGGGCGACTGGCGGGTGCGGGCGGAACTGCCGCTGGGGTGA
- a CDS encoding RNA polymerase sigma-70 factor → MTTQPATDVFEEHRPLLMGVAYRMLGRVADAEDVVQEAWLRWYHADRDEVREPGAYLVRVTTRLAIDRLRQAQRRAEAYVGPWLPEPYLTEFADTAPDSADRAVLADTVSLAVLVVLESLSPLERAVFVLREAFGYPYAEIATLLERTEQAVRQLAGRARRHVAERRPRYDVEPTRRRELTERFLAAAGEGDLEGLMSLLAPDVRLVGDSGGKAKAPVRVLHTADKVGRFLVGAARNAPAERTYRVLETNGGPALLILADGKPDSLFQVDIADGRITSVYIIRNPDKLRHLTAR, encoded by the coding sequence GTGACCACACAGCCCGCCACCGATGTCTTCGAAGAACACCGGCCCCTGCTCATGGGCGTCGCCTACCGCATGCTCGGCCGCGTCGCCGACGCCGAGGACGTGGTCCAGGAGGCATGGCTGCGCTGGTACCACGCCGACCGCGACGAGGTCCGCGAACCGGGCGCCTACCTGGTGCGCGTCACCACCCGGCTGGCCATCGACCGGCTGCGCCAGGCCCAGCGGCGCGCCGAGGCCTACGTCGGCCCCTGGCTGCCGGAGCCGTACCTGACCGAGTTCGCCGACACCGCCCCCGACTCCGCCGACCGCGCCGTGCTCGCCGACACCGTCTCCCTCGCCGTCCTGGTCGTCCTTGAGTCGCTGTCCCCGCTGGAACGGGCGGTGTTCGTGCTCAGGGAGGCGTTCGGCTACCCGTACGCCGAGATCGCCACGCTGCTGGAGCGGACCGAGCAGGCGGTACGGCAGCTCGCCGGGCGGGCCCGCCGGCACGTGGCCGAACGACGCCCCCGCTACGACGTCGAACCCACCCGGCGCCGGGAACTGACCGAGCGTTTCCTCGCCGCCGCCGGCGAGGGCGACCTGGAGGGGCTGATGTCCCTGCTCGCCCCGGACGTCCGGCTGGTCGGCGACAGCGGCGGCAAGGCCAAGGCGCCGGTGCGCGTCCTGCACACCGCCGACAAGGTCGGCCGCTTCCTCGTCGGCGCCGCGCGCAACGCCCCGGCCGAGCGGACCTACCGCGTCCTGGAGACCAACGGCGGCCCCGCCCTGCTGATCCTGGCCGACGGCAAGCCCGACAGCCTGTTCCAGGTGGACATCGCCGACGGCCGCATCACGTCCGTCTACATCATCCGCAACCCGGACAAGCTCCGGCACCTCACCGCCCGCTGA
- a CDS encoding GntR family transcriptional regulator, translated as MGTTQLESVPEPKYWHLKTVLSEALDSEFSVGEILPNERDLAARFGVARATLRQALEQLELEGRLQRRRGVGTTVAPPRVGVAVGTRQHIWPGAAGDAWQPVDSAQAVPPAAVAAALGTGADEAVHTVRRSRMSHGQQVATELLYIPAASVPGLTAIDAPSGAARARAVLRELQHLPLEGEDRAVELGSARADDARALDRLPGSPVLVVTTRFLAQGSTAVLSVATYRADTCRLTFGDSAGVEIHHDPRQRAS; from the coding sequence GTGGGGACGACGCAGCTGGAATCGGTACCGGAACCGAAGTACTGGCATCTCAAGACCGTGCTCAGCGAGGCACTCGACTCCGAGTTCTCGGTCGGCGAGATCCTGCCCAACGAGCGTGATCTGGCCGCCCGCTTCGGCGTGGCCCGCGCGACGCTCCGCCAGGCCCTCGAACAGCTGGAACTGGAGGGCCGGCTCCAGCGCAGGCGCGGGGTCGGCACGACCGTCGCGCCCCCGCGCGTGGGCGTGGCCGTCGGCACGCGGCAGCACATCTGGCCCGGCGCCGCCGGAGACGCCTGGCAGCCCGTCGACAGCGCCCAGGCGGTGCCGCCCGCCGCGGTCGCCGCCGCGCTGGGGACCGGCGCGGACGAAGCCGTGCACACCGTGCGCCGCTCCCGGATGTCCCACGGCCAGCAGGTCGCCACCGAACTGCTCTACATCCCGGCGGCCTCGGTACCCGGCCTGACCGCGATCGACGCCCCGTCCGGCGCGGCACGCGCGCGTGCGGTGCTGCGGGAGCTCCAGCACCTGCCGCTGGAGGGGGAGGACCGCGCGGTCGAGCTGGGCTCCGCGCGCGCGGACGACGCCAGGGCCCTGGACCGGCTCCCCGGCTCCCCGGTGCTCGTCGTCACCACCCGCTTCCTCGCCCAGGGCAGCACCGCGGTCCTGTCGGTGGCGACCTACCGCGCCGACACCTGCCGGCTCACCTTCGGCGACTCGGCGGGCGTGGAGATACACCACGACCCGCGGCAACGGGCCTCCTGA